The region TTGGTGCTGCTTCACCCTTGGTGACCGGGTGGCCAACAGACTTCATAATACACACTTAGCAAGGAAGGATGGCGAAAGTAAGAGAGGAGGGAGCCTCAATGAGTGCCACGAGAACGAGAACAACCGAGGAATCCCATGAATCCCTCTTCTGGGTCATGTAACAGGAAAAAAGGCCCATGCCCTGTTGGTGACCTATCCACCTGCTTGCCTTCGGATCATAGAAGATGCCGGCATCCTCCTTACCCATTCcagaaagttaattaatcccccaacccccaagcGACCCTTGATCAGAGAGGGGGCGGGAGATCGCCAAAACGTAGTATCAGCGTCATGTATTACCGACTTCCGACGCAAACTCTCCAATACACCAGTAATAACACCCCAAACTGTTTTGTTCACCAACAAAGCCCCACCCAAAACACAGTTCATCCCATGACGATACCTAGTTGCCGAGAACATGGGTCGATGCGGCACCCGTAGGGTTACACAAGGGTAAACCCACGACGGAGAAGCTGAACCTGGTTCCCGGTTGGCTGCGGAAAGACCGTGCCGTTGGGATACAACTTGCATCGCTTCCCGGGAGTGTCAGCTTCCGGCGTGCGCCACAATTATCTTGCAGATGGAAGCTTGAACATCCGGGCGGGAAGCTGGTTGAATGAGAGAGCTCGTTGGTTCTTCAACTGGGGCTTAGCTGCATATGTAAATCtaaccaccatcatcacattATCAGCGTTGCATCATGGGCAAAAAAATGATGCAGACTTCAACGTGACACAAAAATTCTAGTTGAAAATAGAAAAGCATGCCAAATAGGCAATACGTCTCGATAGATAGTTCGACACGCCTAGGAACAATTATTGAACACCAAATTCAGTGAGTTGAAGGCCTGTAACCATGGCGAAAAGGCGTTCAAGGATAGTATACATGTGTTAAAAGATGGTTGGAAAGCATGTGGACAAGGTGAAAATGCATTCAATATATATTATGTGTTCAAAGATAGTCGAAGCGCGTTAAAAGATCATGATCAGGCCTCGTCAATAGGCCTCAGACGAGTTGATCAATGTCTTGCTGGGGTTTTGGTCGAATGAGAGCTTGTTGGTTTCTCTCAAGATAGACGAAAACAGTTCATACGAAGAGTGAGAGGACCGATCACCCTGAATGACTATATGTTCGTTGGCCGAATAGACTGTAGTAATCCAATTAAGACGTCTCACTaattcttcttctcatcttTTGGCTCTGGCGGAGTAAACATCCACTGAAGAGCGCTAAcgttcttttcttccctgAGTACATTGATGCCCCGCCTCCCGAAGTGATATTCCAGCGTGCCTCCTCGCGAGCTCTGTTGATGTCACGGCCAAGAGCACGAGAGATAGTGCCGCCGCGAACGGCTGGTCGAGAAGAAAGTGATGTTGAGAAGAAATCAATGAAATAGAAAGGTTGGGAGTTTGTCGGTAGGTACGGTAAGATGGGTTTATTACGGATTGGGCTTTGCCAGCGATAAACTTTGGCAGCCAGGCCAAGTAGCTGCTTCATGAACAAACTATAAACTGACACGCTCCTCCCGAAATTACAGGCATTGCAAGCAAGTAAAACGTATCATTATTGTGGACTTACACCCTTttaaagagaaaaaggggcTTGGAAGGAAACTTttaggcctttaaagatagttcATGTGCCTTTGAGGATATTTGATAGGCCTATCAATTCTTCTTTTGAGGCATAGTTCAAAATATGATGCGTGTTGACTTGTGCTGTGCCAATTACTTTGCGGAGAAGGTGACTGGGTAAAAGTTCAACACGCCACTCTCCGGTATCAAAAGCTGTTGAACTTTTTCAAACAATTCAATATTTCGTTCTATAAAAATTGGCCATCCTATACACGTTTTTAGCTTTACAACCTTGGAGTAAGCGTCGAACTATTTTGCAAGACACCAAAAGGGCCCATGTCCCCTTTTTACCCGCCTTTTTTATCACAAGCCAACACTAACACCGCCCGTTACCAAGGAGGACAACAAATGGAAAACGTGTTTTCGCAGAACCAAAAACTGGGATATTGGTTGTTGCCGTAGTCGTAGGTGGTTGCTATACAGGGAACAAATAAAACAAAACGAGCCCCCGCTCTTCTTTCCTCAAAGCCTCGGGTCCCAAAAGCACAATCTCTATTCCTTCTCCTGCTTAAGCCTTCCACAGTCTCTTGATGGTCTCGGTGATGCCGACATCGCTGGTCTCGTACTCGTAGAGGGCAAGGCCGACAACGACGGTGGCGGCGTTGAGGCCCCAGATGGCAGCCTTGCGGGCCCGGGGTGTTCTGTATTGGGGAACGTAATCGACGATGATGTTCTGGAAGCCGGTGTGAgagtggatgaggagggtggcgcACAGGACGGCATCCATGGTGGGGTTGAGAGAGCCGGCGGCGAAAGGAGCGACGGTAAGGGGGATCAGGGACGCAGCGACGAGACGGTCAAAGGTCCAGTGGTAGGAGCCGtgcgagggagaagggggcggTACGGGGGCAGCATCGTTGACTGTATGGGTTAGTTGGTGTCCTCACAAAGACATATATAGTGCCGTATATTCGTCGATTCCGGCCCCATCTCGGCTTAAGAAGATGCGCTCGTACCTGTGCCAACAACACGCTCTGCAACAAAATGTTAGTAAACAAAGCCCCGAACCAATACGTGAGTAGGAAAACGCacggggaagaggggggaggaggtcccTCTTGGCGGTAGTGTGGAAAGCAGCACGCGCGATGATGCTGTTCTGGAGAGCAGGCTTTGTCGCAACCTGGCGCAGCAGGGAAGAGCGGGCGATGGAGGCCATGATGACTGAAAAAGGTGGACGGCAACCAATTGATCGACTAAAAAACTGACTGGCTGGGTAGACGACGCCGGGACTGGGACGGCTTGGGCGGGCTttgaagacgacgacgacaacggcGACAACGAACTCGGAACGACGGAGACACAGGCCTGCGAAAATGGTTGCCGAATGTCCAATGCCAACTGAATGATCCCTCGGCAATCGGGACCTCTCTCTGCCAATCGTCTTGTCGTTGATGTCAGCCGAAGAACCCCACCTGGGTTCCGCTTCAAGCCAAGCTTCGGGTCGGATCGGATTTTCCAGACCCCGAGCAGCACCCCTCCAGACGTCACTGTCACAAGCCCAGAGCGGGCCCAGTGCAGGGACCCCTGTTCTAGGTGGGGGGTGGCCCGAGCTTTTGGCCCAAAAATTTCGAGCTTGGAGCCCGCGACAGCGTGCATCGAGACGTCTGGGGGGTCTTGAATCTAGACGTTTCACTCAACATATCGACATATTACACGAGCTCTCACCCTTGTTCAGCAGGTAAAGGTGCCAGATCAGATCTTCGTAAGACTTCGTTGGCGGTAAAGCAACAAGCAACTTCACCACATTCAGCCGCCGCAATGGCGTTCGGAAAAGGAGCGCTCATGAGCATGAGCAGAGGCTCCATCTGCCGGAGATGCCTGCTAACGATGAAGTCCATGGCTGGTGGAGGGCCAATATCAACATACGCTCAACAACGCGGCAAAAAAACATGGCACGGCCCGAAGTACCAGGCGAAGATTGACCAGGCACAGGCTGATTGGGAAGAGCGGGCTgaaaagatcaagaagggAGAGATTCAAAACACATGGGATATGTTTGTTGAGAGAGGCTATGTGAAGGACACAGCTGGGTAGGTCTACAAAGTCTGGCGCTGAGGTAAACTTGAAGTGCACTGTTTTCCGGAGCAGATTGGCTGACTTCAACTCGGGAGAAAGATCTCATGAAACTATTCGCAAACTGATGCTTCACAAACGGATTGGCGCCTACACTGGCATTGACCCAACGGCGCCCTCCCTACACATTGGCCATTTGCTCCCACTCATGCCGATTTTCTGGATGTATATGCACGGTTACGCTGGTTACACTCTGATCGGTGGCGCGACGGCCAAGATTGGCGACCCTACTGACCGGCTGGTCAGCCGCACGCCTCTCAAAAGGACCGACCTCACCATGAATTTGACCAAGATACACTACCAACTCAAGGCCCTCTGGATGAATGTGGAGGAACAGGCAAGGAGGCGGGGCTTCGAGAAGGATTGGGCATGGAAACGGGCTGTTGTGAACAACTCTACATGGTGGAACTCGCTTCCTCTGATCGAGGTTCTCAAGAGGTTAGGGGATAGTATGAGAATGGGTCCCTTGCTATCCCGCGATACGTAAGTGTTAATTTCAGGCATTCATCGGCAAGCGCATTGCTGACCTTCTCTCACAGGGTCAAGAACAAAATGTCGAAAGGCGATGGCATGTCCTTCTCAGAATTCACCTACCCGCTCATGCAAGGTTGGGATTGGTGGCATATGTATCAGGCAAATGGAATCCAGATGCAGATCGGTGGCTCCGACCAGTATGGAAACATCGTGACCGGCGTCGAGACGGTGAAAGTCGTCCGTGATAACGAGCCAGATCCGGCGAAAAAAATTGAAGGTGGTCCCTTCAACGATCCGGTCGGCTTCACCGTCCCCCTCTTAACAGACTCAGCCGGTGTCAAGTTTGGAAAAAGCGCCGGCAATGCCGTTTGGCTCGACAGGTTCCAGACTTCCGAGTTCGACCTTTACGGTTACTTTGTGCGGCGATCCGATCAAGAGGTCGAGAAGCTTCTCAAGCTCTTCACCTTCCTGCCTATGGAGAACATCAACGAGGCCATGAAGATCCACAGCGAGAACCCCGCCCGACGAGTTGCTCAACATCTGCTGGCCTTTGAGGTAGTCGGCTTGGTGCACGGCATGAACGCGGCGCATAGGACCGCCTTGAACCACCAGGCCAGGTACGGAAAGCAAATCGACATCCCCGGCGTCACGCTCAGGATGCCCAAGGCAGCAACCGAGGACACGCCACCCTCCATTCTAGACGCCCCCAAGATGGACATGCAACTGCCCGAATCTCTCATCATGGGTAAATCCATCGGCCGCATCCTCTACGCCGCAGGCCTCGCAAAGAGCGCCTCAGAAGGCCACCGCCTCGCCACCCAGCAAGGTGCCTACATTGGCGCCATGCCTGGCCACAAGCGCACCGATGACAACAAGGTGATGGACTACTCCCAGCTCAGCTTCACCCCCATCAAGCTCTGGTTCCCCCAGGAGACGAGGAACTACCTCATCGACGGCAAGATGCTCATCCTCCGCAAGGGCAAGGTCCAGATTCGCGTCATTGAAATGGTCAGCGACAAGGAGTGGAAGGAGTCTGGTCAGACGTACCCTGGCGAGCCGGGGACCGGTGCGCTGCGCATGCTTCGCCAGCAGTTGAAGATGCTAAAGTCGGGGATGCTGACGCCGGACGAGGTCAAGGCCAACTTGAAGAAccatgtcgaggaggaggcgccgCCGCCTGGGTTTATGAAGTTTCCGGATCAGGACTCTTATGCTATTAGGAGGGCGACTCAGGAGCTGATGGATGAGATTCACCAGAAGGAGGTAGGGGGTGATTCGCCgagggaagagaggggggaatgatgatgagttgTAGAGGGGGATAACCATCGTGGATCTGGGTTTTCATCTGAGTTGTACGATATTGGCTTGTATTATATCAGATGCATTATACTCTGTTGTACATTTTCGTATGTGTGCACATGAACTGGGATAAAGAATTGGATGTAGAAACGTAGGTAGAGAAATAAGCTCCAATCCAAATACGTTTGCGGaccaagaaaaaagaaagattgCTACTCCAAATAGGTAGGCCTCCTCGTTGCTAGACCTTCTCAGTATTTTCCCCCAGAGATTTCTGATCATTTTTTCCAAAAGCCTACATCATCCCTTTGCCCGCATCATCAGCGATGGAGCACCGCCAAATCCCCCGTCGGCGcccccctgaaccccttCAGCCGCTCCATCACCTCCGCGTCCGTCATGTTCATCTCGGTGATGATCTCATCAAAACAATGACACCCATCCGTGTACTTTTGCAGCGGATCCCTTCTCCCGCCTCCCCTAGCCGCGGCCTCCCGTTCAGTCAACTTCCTACTTTGACCCGTCGCTAAGGAGGCTAGATACTGCTTCGACACCACATGCTTGTGAACACGGTACAAACAACCTTTTATCACACCAAACTGCACCAACCTCCGGACGTCGACGTATCTGAGGACGTCTATCCCGGCGTCCATGTGCATTTTTAGCCACTCCATTACTGTTTTTGAGGAGGCAAAGGTGGTCATTAGTTTGATGAGCAGATAATTTGGTAGGCGGTGGTCTCGTTCGATAGAgaggaggcaggaggaggatgggttgtagaagggggaggtggggtggtgggagtgagTTTCTGGAGACAAATtgctgggggaggtggagaggtggtgggaggaggatcgaggggtggtggagaaggagttcagggcggaggagttgttgttgagggtggtggttgacgaCGACCTGGGGTTGGAATACTTGTAATTGTCGTTGGAATGAATTCCCAGTGCGCCCACGCAGACGTAATTGGCGCATTCATCTACTATGCCGTCGACGTTGGCGATGAAATCGTGGATTCCGGGGCGGGGGGCGTAgcaggcggagaagaagaacatgtcgaggaggaggatggtgtcgtagtagaggaggtggcggagggcGAGTTGGGTTAGTTCTAGGGAGACGTCTGCTTGGAAGGCGATTCGGCGGACGTCGGAGACGCCGTCGATGTGGGCGATTACCTTTTGAAGGGTCAGGTCCCAGGTTGGGTCGACGATGTCGGCGAGTTTCATTTTTGCTACTGGGACGTGCCAACTTTTGACTTCTGGTGGATTGGGGTGGTAAGGGAAGAGCttcatgttgatggtgttggcgtCGTCTTGTCGTTGTGTTAGTTGGAGGGTCGTCAGAAGGGGGTGATTAGGCGGACATACCAACGGGGATCATGCACTCTCCATAATTATTCAAATCCTCCTTGATGATCTCCAACAAACTCTCAATCGGCCTCCTCATCGAAAAGaagcccccatccccattcaTGTCCCTCCTTTCTTCCCACGCGTACTCTTCCTGGGCCTTAGTCTGGTCTTGGCTGAGATACCCGCTCTGCCTTTCCATTTCCGCAAAGGTAATCGCCAGCCGTCGAACAACCCTCTCATAAGGAACCTGATCGACATCGCGATCGACCACGAGACCAAAATTGAAGATGAACTCATTGCGGTGATACCGGGGGTCTGGGATAGAAACAGGGAAACCAAGGACAAGGTATTTGTTATCTGGGTCGGTCACGGTGATGTACCTGTTGCGGAACGGCTCCCTAGGAATGATGTACTCGGACAGGACCGCAAAGTCAAATAATGGAGATTTTAtggcgggggtggttgttgaggtgcCAGGCGTCGTTGAGGAAGATGTGATGCTAGCATTGAGGTTGCTGATTGTTTGCGAGGGAACAGGAGCCGTATTTGGACTCGGGGTTGTGACTGGAACAATGCAGCCGGGCGGTGACTGAGCCACAATCTTTGTGCCTATTTGAATTTGTCAATCTCTGTTTTTTCTAAGCTGGAGGATATCGAGAAATACCTTCTTGGGGAAGGAAGCGGGCATAGAAAATACCCTGAATCATGGTGTTTCAATGGGTGTCGTCTGGAAGCCCCGCAATTCCCACCCGAGTTATGATCTGAAGAAGTTGTGTTGGCTGCTCGTGACTGCGCAAAACTCAAAAAGATATGATTTTGATGAGTCTAAGTGGTGAAATATGAGACCAATTCCTTACGTGCCGTAGACTGGGTGAAAGAACTCTGAAGTTCAAGTCAACCGATGAATGGGGGATAGGGTTGAGGGGATGAAAGACACCGCATTTGATGAGTTGTGTCTGGTaggaaccctaacccttacATGCCACCTGGGTTTATTCACTCGAAGCAGGTCACAATCATTGTCGTTGGTTACCACGCTTTGCATTCCATGATATGTAGCCATTCAAGCACATAACTCTATCAATATCGCTTTTACTACCCAATTATTTTGATAACCACTTTTCCTATCCTCACCCCTATACGTCAGGCCTGCTGTTATTTGTAGGAGTGATATCTCTTCTCCCAAACCGTGCCCCTAAACCGCCAATATCCCTTCTGAAGAAGTTTCCGATATTCCTCAAATTTTCATTCATAGTGACACCTTCACCTGTTGCCGCCCCCACACCAGCCCTTTCTGCACTATCTCTGGCTGCAGTCAATAGCCTTTCACCAAGAGACGCGGCATCGAAACGAGTTTGCAAACCGCCTGCAGCCAACCCCGCGGCAAGACCACTGCCACCTGCTGCGGTAGTACTTCCCAGTCCACCAGACGTAGAGTTGAGAAGTGGTGTTAAAAGAGGAGAGCTCTGGACAAGCTTGCCTCCCGCTGCTGCAGGACCTTCCCGATGGATGGCGAACAGCTCAAGGAGATGTGCCTGGTCTGCTCTCCGCACACCCTTGAGCTCCAGAATCTTGCGGAAGTTGGTATCGGACCGGTCAGCGATGTGTATAAGATAGGCTTGAACGAGACCCTCTGGTGGTGAAGGGCGAACTTGTAGGGTTTTAAGCAACGGATCCATGCGGGTCATGGATGTGTTGACATGCTTTACGAATGAAGCGGGCGGTTgagtcgaggaggatgccgtGTGGAAGGACATGAGATTCTCCAACGACTTTGTCAGGACATACTTGTCCAAAAGCATCTGCTCGGCGCCAGTTTCGCAAACAGGCTTGCACTGGACCACATTGGTGATGTAGGCGTTGGCAAGATGGTCGACGAGATTGTCACAGAACGTGCGAGCATATTGTTGCTTCACAACAAGCGGCAAtatctcctcggccttgctGTTGACATGTTTCAGGAGCTCGCTCACATAGGAGCTGTGATCCGAGACACTTTCCATGCGTGACCAGTTGGTGTTCCTCATCTCGCGCCAAGCGGACTCGCATTCTAACTCAACCTTGGCAACCAAAGCCATGACGGAAGCGCCAGCAGCCCCCATGAAGGCATCTGACTGGTCAGAGAGGTCCACTCGAGATGTCATATCCGGGTCAATGCGCTTCTTGATAAATTCCTCCAGCTGATCAGTGTTGGTATGCCAGAAGTCCGCGGTGTTAAGTACAAGTATGATGTCCTCGATAGGTGGCCCTTGAGTTCCACCACGTTggaggaagccaagaagaacTTGCTGAGCATATTCGTCCAAGTACTTTGCTAACGTCTTCGTCAGGTCGAGCAGCCGCTCACCAGTGGATAGCTTGGCGCACTGGGATAGGGTGACCTTGTAAAAGTGGAATAATTCAATGGCTGATGGTATCACCGCCTGAGGCGAAAACTCCTCGTCAGCCGGAATGAGGGGCTGTTGTTTGTACTTTGGTATCATGCTTGCCAATGCTCTGTCCTGCGACTCGACCCACAAACTCAGGTAGGGCTCGAATGCCGCAGATATTGACCCGTTGAAATTCTGTGCCCTGTCGTCTGCGGAACTGAGCGTATCAATGCTAGCCCTTGGCTCGTTCGCAAAGCGCCTTTCAAGGCCTTGCTCGAAGTCCATGGTTTCCTGCAGGCAGCTAAGTAGCAGGTTCACGTCGAGTTTGGGACCGTCGGGTCTCCGCATGCTCTTTTCCAAAATGCCTTTGAAGTCCTCCCTGGTCCCGTCGCAAAAGGACATGGCTAGCGTCTCATTGACGCGCCAATGAGGCGGGAAGATCACAGCGTGCTCTTCCTCGTGCGTCTTTAGGGTGCGTTTGAACCATGCATAGCGTCGCCCAATGTTGTCCAAGCTCCCGGCTTCATCGTTGCCTCTAAAGACCTGACGGTACTCGCGCAACTCTGTATTGACATACCAAGTCACCAGTCGAGTCTTCGCATGATCGCCCAACGCATCCATAACGAGACAGGCCTCTACCAGAACCGCGCGACGGGCACCGACCTCTCCCTTGGCGAATGCTATCTCGAAATCCTCGCAGACTTGCTCCAAGAGCTCCCGCTGCAGCTCGCTGACGTTTCGGCTTAGCACGGCGATTTGTTCAATGCTCCGGTAGCTATTGAAATGGCGCATGAGCTGCAAAACAGCTTGCAAAAGGCCAGCACACTCGCGGTACTGGCGGGTCCGAGCCAATCCTCGAAGTTGTTCGTAGGCGGTGGTCAACATCTGGAGCCGCTTGAGGGCAGTCATGCTGAGGGTTAGGTTGCGCTTGGTGCCATCCAAACGCTTAATGTCGGCCgtcatggtggtgatgtcgcgTTCGGTCTGTAGAGCTCGGCTTCGCACACTTTCAATGCGCTGGAATAGAGAGGCCAGTTCGGCCTGAGCCGACTGCATTCTTTCTAGCGAGGAGTCGGGGCCGTAGGCTTGGGCCGTTTCCAGCGAAGTAATGGACTTGGAGAGTTCATCTTTGTGTTTCTGAATCGTCGCGGATACGCTCGAGACCGAGGATACAGTGGACGGGTGGGAGAATAGGAGGTTGAGATGTGCGATCGGATCGTAGTCCACTGATGAGTTGCCAGCCCAGTCCAACGTCAGTGACCATGTGTTCCCTGCATGCTCAAGCTAGTGGCGAATAGAATGGGCAATTACCTGAGTCTAGAGACAGAGAATCCGCGACGGTTATATTCATGGTGGCATCCAGGCCGCACCGGCTGTAAAGATGCCTTGCTGGAAGAGGAGACGTTTTGAGAGCCAGAAACTTGCTGCCGTGTCAGCCATGAAGAAGCATTCGTTATTAGGGAACGTCGCCGAGAGCTTGGGTAAGGTGGACACAGGCCATGCCAAGTAACGGCCGCCCGAAAAGCGGTCGCATTATAGTGACTAACCTAATCGAGTCATATCTAAGTGGTATTTCCAGACTCAAACAGGGGCCTTCTCCGCAAATGACACATCTGGAGATGGTACCAGTGGTTATACTTTCCTGTAGATAAATCAAAAGAGTGATAGAACCCGTCTATGTCGTTAGGTGGCGTGTAACAGATTATATATAGATGTAGAGCTCAACGAATTTCAAATCATTTCGAAGCTAGAGCGATAACTGAAAGTCTTGGCGCGACCCACACTGTTGCGCAACTGGAGCTGAAGctgtctgctgctgccctgACCTTCAACTGCTATCTACCCAGCTTCAACAAACCATCATCTACAACCGCGACAGTTTCAACAGCAGGAAATATTGCAACCCCAGAGCTAACAGAATGCCACGTCCGACAACATGGATTCATCTGTCGCAGCATCCACGCTGACGAGGCAACGCATTAGTGTGGCCTTATTCTCGCTCGCGGCTACAGCAACAGTCGGCTTATACTGCTACCGATTATACAACCCACAACCCGAACCCGGTGGTCGACTGCACAGGAGCAACGCCGTTCGACATCGCAGACGTTCTGTGAACACCCCCGTAGCCGCTGAACCGCCAGGTCGCGCCCAATCCGAGGCGTCCTACACGTCGGCTGAATCCCATGCCGACGAGAACGCTGATATCGACACCACAGTTCGACCCTTGGCCGATGGCGAGACGGTCGCCGACGATGCCCAGGAGCTCGATGATAACTGGTATGATGACGATCAAAATCAATATGGTCCCCAGGCACGAGCCGGTCAAAATATCGTGAGCTTGCTCTTTCGAGTCTCCGAGGACAACGCCCGGCGCAGCGCCTATGTTCACCGAGGCTGCCAGTGCAACGGGTGCGGCATTGTCCCGATTCGTGGCATCCGCTACCGCTGCGCCAACTGTGCCGATTTCGACCTCTGCGAGACATGCGAATCCCAAGGCCTCCACACCAAGACGCACATTTTCTACAAGATCAGGATCCCGGCCCCGCGCCTCGGTCCTCGCCAGCTTCAACCCGTGTGGTACCCTGGAGACCCCGAGAACTGCCTGAGACTGCTTCCTAAGAGATTGATGGCCAAGCTGTCCAAGGAAACCGGGTTCGAACGCCCAGAGTTGGAAGCTCTCTGGGAACAGTGGACGTTCATGGCCAACACGGAATGGAAGGAGGATCCGGATGAGCTGTGCTTGGCTATGGACCGCAAGACCTTTGAGCGATATCTCGTACCCTCAGGAGACAGACAGCCTATTCCGAATTTGCTACACGACCGGATGTTTGCCTTCTATGACGACAATAATGACGACCTCATCGGCTTCTCTGAATTTCTCCGCGGCACATCCTacaggaaaagaaaaaacagGCTCAGGAAGATCTTTGACGGATACGATGTGGATAACGACGGTTTCGTGAGCCGCCGAGACTTCCTACGCTTGTTCCGCGCTTATTACGTGCTCTTCAAGCAGATGCATAGGGACATTCTGGAGGGGCTGGACGATCAAGTCATGAGTTCGACTGAGGTCCAACAGCTAGGAACAAGCAGAGCACCGTTGAGCAGTCTATTTGGCCGCGAAGGCATTTTCCAGCCGCCCGAAACCGATCGCCCCTTGGAAGGAAAGGTTGTCAACGAAAGCCTGGGCGAAGTTCACATTGCGGACGGAAACCCCCGGGCTGTGGCAACGGATTCACCTGATGTTTCCGACCGACAGTCAGTTTTGAATGACTTGTTCGCAAAGCAAACTCAGACCCAGGAAAGCCTGTTTGTTCTGGCTGATAGTAGGCCATCGGCGAACAGAGAAAGCGGCATCGAATACCTGAACGCTCTCTTGAACCCACCAACCCGGACCAGCGAGCTACCGACTATTATAGTGGGGGAGTCGCCGCGCGGTGACCAGTTGATGCTTGTTATGAACGGCCCACAAGCTCACATGACAAACGGTGATGGTCAAGACGGCGGGGCCAGCGAGCAAACACCTCACCGAGTCGAGAATGGCGCTTCCCCACCCGGTGAGGAGGCCAGTGATAACTCCAGGGAGGGCGAAGGACGCGCCGGGGACCGTCACTCCGCTCGCGTTCCCTATATTGCCACCTCTAACCGACGTGTAAGGCTTGAAGCACGAAAAAAGCTATTTGATCGTTGGAAGAAGCGGCAGTTTTACttggatgaagaggaaggtgcTATGGCTCCTGACGGCTGGCCTGAAAGCCTTGACGTCTTGGCACTGGCGAATTCGTCAATAGAAAGCTCAAAGGCTCCTCAACAGCCTTCTTTCTCGCGGTCACGATCTTCATCTAAAGTGCGatttgctgatgatgatgatgagtaTGACCATGGCTACGATACTGATGCGAGATCCAACATCTCCAATTCTTCACGGAGTATACCAGAAAGATGGGGCGGAATGGAAATCCCTGATGCCGAAAGAGACGTGGGCAAGGAAATCTTTTACCAAGTCATTCAGCAGGCGTTCAACGAAATACTCGATACCCTCTTCAAACGCAAGGAGGACCTTGCGGTAAAGGCGGCGGAAACCAAGGAGGCGCGCGACAAATGGAGACCGTCCTTTACATCCATCAAGCTCAAAGAGGTCGACAGGAACAAGCAGAAAGTTaccaagaagcgcaagcCTGCTGAGCTGTCCTTGGAAGAGCTTCTTGCTGCTAGCGGGTACAGCGTTGACcagagcgaggaggatggaacCACTCTGGTGGGTTCAGCCTCTGAGATTGTGCCAGACGAGTTGCCTGTTCTGCCATCTGAGGAGCCTGCGGAAatatcagcatcatcatcagaggCGGCTTCTCATCGCGATCCAACGATGCCGCAATTTAGACCCAATGGCGATTCTGAATCCGAACCCGCCGTCGAGACACCCTCTGACGAGGACCCTACCCCGGTCGATAGAACCGCGGTGAAGGCGGAAAAATCCAAGAAGGCCAGCAAGAAGAATGGATCAGTGTCTCCGCCATCCTATGAACAGTTGGTGGAGTGGAAA is a window of Podospora pseudopauciseta strain CBS 411.78 chromosome 1, whole genome shotgun sequence DNA encoding:
- a CDS encoding hypothetical protein (EggNog:ENOG503NXD5; COG:D; COG:Z), whose protein sequence is MDSSVAASTLTRQRISVALFSLAATATVGLYCYRLYNPQPEPGGRLHRSNAVRHRRRSVNTPVAAEPPGRAQSEASYTSAESHADENADIDTTVRPLADGETVADDAQELDDNWYDDDQNQYGPQARAGQNIVSLLFRVSEDNARRSAYVHRGCQCNGCGIVPIRGIRYRCANCADFDLCETCESQGLHTKTHIFYKIRIPAPRLGPRQLQPVWYPGDPENCLRLLPKRLMAKLSKETGFERPELEALWEQWTFMANTEWKEDPDELCLAMDRKTFERYLVPSGDRQPIPNLLHDRMFAFYDDNNDDLIGFSEFLRGTSYRKRKNRLRKIFDGYDVDNDGFVSRRDFLRLFRAYYVLFKQMHRDILEGLDDQVMSSTEVQQLGTSRAPLSSLFGREGIFQPPETDRPLEGKVVNESLGEVHIADGNPRAVATDSPDVSDRQSVLNDLFAKQTQTQESLFVLADSRPSANRESGIEYLNALLNPPTRTSELPTIIVGESPRGDQLMLVMNGPQAHMTNGDGQDGGASEQTPHRVENGASPPGEEASDNSREGEGRAGDRHSARVPYIATSNRRVRLEARKKLFDRWKKRQFYLDEEEGAMAPDGWPESLDVLALANSSIESSKAPQQPSFSRSRSSSKVRFADDDDEYDHGYDTDARSNISNSSRSIPERWGGMEIPDAERDVGKEIFYQVIQQAFNEILDTLFKRKEDLAVKAAETKEARDKWRPSFTSIKLKEVDRNKQKVTKKRKPAELSLEELLAASGYSVDQSEEDGTTLVGSASEIVPDELPVLPSEEPAEISASSSEAASHRDPTMPQFRPNGDSESEPAVETPSDEDPTPVDRTAVKAEKSKKASKKNGSVSPPSYEQLVEWKRLDLAEKEASDRGGWGRLSFEEFERIYKEEEANGSRLDYLATWIDFCIPYH
- the VPS53 gene encoding Vacuolar protein sorting-associated protein 53 (EggNog:ENOG503NVVZ; BUSCO:EOG092612AK; COG:U) → MNITVADSLSLDSVDYDPIAHLNLLFSHPSTVSSVSSVSATIQKHKDELSKSITSLETAQAYGPDSSLERMQSAQAELASLFQRIESVRSRALQTERDITTMTADIKRLDGTKRNLTLSMTALKRLQMLTTAYEQLRGLARTRQYRECAGLLQAVLQLMRHFNSYRSIEQIAVLSRNVSELQRELLEQVCEDFEIAFAKGEVGARRAVLVEACLVMDALGDHAKTRLVTWYVNTELREYRQVFRGNDEAGSLDNIGRRYAWFKRTLKTHEEEHAVIFPPHWRVNETLAMSFCDGTREDFKGILEKSMRRPDGPKLDVNLLLSCLQETMDFEQGLERRFANEPRASIDTLSSADDRAQNFNGSISAAFEPYLSLWVESQDRALASMIPKYKQQPLIPADEEFSPQAVIPSAIELFHFYKVTLSQCAKLSTGERLLDLTKTLAKYLDEYAQQVLLGFLQRGGTQGPPIEDIILVLNTADFWHTNTDQLEEFIKKRIDPDMTSRVDLSDQSDAFMGAAGASVMALVAKVELECESAWREMRNTNWSRMESVSDHSSYVSELLKHVNSKAEEILPLVVKQQYARTFCDNLVDHLANAYITNVVQCKPVCETGAEQMLLDKYVLTKSLENLMSFHTASSSTQPPASFVKHVNTSMTRMDPLLKTLQVRPSPPEGLVQAYLIHIADRSDTNFRKILELKGVRRADQAHLLELFAIHREGPAAAGGKLVQSSPLLTPLLNSTSGGLGSTTAAGGSGLAAGLAAGGLQTRFDAASLGERLLTAARDSAERAGVGAATGEGVTMNENLRNIGNFFRRDIGGLGARFGRRDITPTNNSRPDV